Proteins found in one Magnetofaba australis IT-1 genomic segment:
- a CDS encoding DUF669 domain-containing protein, translated as MGDFAYDEMRYNSYDNYDADEDFGVDMASVEDSFTPIPEGDYVLRAIDQKLKGTKDGNGQLVSVTFEVVDGPHAKRQVYENFNVRNSNTQTVQIALRAIKGWIKATGGSGDERLTMGLIRSLEGREFLGHVYVEPAKGQWDAKNRIRFGKCKPVQNSAAPAQQPMAPQSAPQQPAQAPQPQQSAPNLAGQQQKRPWER; from the coding sequence ATGGGCGACTTTGCCTACGACGAGATGCGCTACAACAGCTACGACAACTACGATGCCGACGAGGACTTCGGCGTCGATATGGCCAGCGTGGAGGACTCCTTCACGCCGATTCCCGAGGGCGATTATGTGCTGCGCGCCATCGACCAGAAGCTGAAGGGCACCAAGGACGGCAACGGGCAGTTGGTCTCGGTGACCTTTGAGGTGGTGGATGGCCCCCACGCCAAGCGCCAAGTCTACGAGAACTTCAACGTGCGCAACAGCAACACGCAGACGGTGCAGATCGCGTTGCGCGCCATCAAGGGCTGGATCAAGGCCACCGGCGGCAGTGGCGATGAGCGCCTGACCATGGGGCTGATCCGCTCGCTGGAGGGGCGGGAGTTCCTGGGCCATGTCTATGTGGAGCCCGCCAAGGGCCAGTGGGACGCCAAGAACCGTATCCGCTTCGGCAAGTGCAAGCCGGTTCAAAACAGTGCGGCGCCCGCGCAGCAGCCCATGGCGCCGCAGTCGGCGCCACAACAACCGGCGCAGGCGCCACAGCCGCAGCAGTCGGCGCCCAATCTGGCTGGTCAGCAGCAGAAGCGGCCCTGGGAGCGGTAA
- a CDS encoding ATP-binding protein, with protein MGKRMLLENIISGVQPQMPRIVSYGVDGAGKTTFGSKAPLPIFLGVEDGSAHLDVARFPQPKTWEEVLDAIQALFQEEHNFKTLVLDSIDWAERLAAESVCKEHGVKTLEDIPYGKWKGYLLSRFTDLLRALDALHQARGMIILLIGHAEIRTFNDPENEPYDRYVMKCQDKVSAMIREWCDINLFANFDTCTRVVGQGFNAKAKGVSYGKRFIYSQRRAAFDAKSRFPIPDRLPLEWDTFWNAYQAAVNPQEHATTTDSVTAQQGE; from the coding sequence ATGGGCAAACGCATGTTGTTGGAAAACATCATATCCGGCGTGCAGCCACAGATGCCGCGCATCGTGTCGTACGGAGTTGACGGCGCAGGAAAGACCACCTTTGGGTCCAAGGCGCCTCTTCCCATCTTTTTGGGGGTTGAGGATGGTTCCGCGCATCTGGATGTGGCGCGTTTTCCACAACCAAAAACGTGGGAAGAAGTTCTGGACGCCATTCAGGCGCTGTTCCAGGAGGAGCACAACTTCAAAACTCTGGTGCTCGACAGCATAGATTGGGCGGAAAGGCTTGCAGCCGAATCCGTCTGCAAAGAGCACGGTGTTAAAACGCTTGAAGACATCCCGTATGGCAAGTGGAAGGGATATCTATTGAGCCGCTTCACTGATCTGCTGAGAGCCCTGGATGCTCTCCACCAAGCGCGAGGGATGATCATCCTGCTCATCGGTCATGCGGAGATTCGCACCTTTAACGACCCGGAAAACGAGCCCTACGACCGCTACGTGATGAAGTGTCAAGACAAGGTATCCGCCATGATCCGGGAGTGGTGCGACATCAACCTCTTCGCCAATTTCGACACCTGTACTCGGGTCGTTGGCCAGGGTTTCAACGCCAAGGCGAAAGGCGTCTCCTACGGGAAACGTTTTATCTACAGCCAGCGCCGCGCCGCCTTTGACGCCAAATCCCGCTTCCCCATCCCCGACCGGCTGCCGCTGGAATGGGATACGTTCTGGAACGCCTATCAGGCTGCGGTCAATCCGCAAGAGCATGCCACCACCACTGATTCCGTCACCGCACAGCAAGGAGAATGA
- a CDS encoding sigma factor, with product MESLNRYECIHPYAASTIRFHARKLAQSGICRSADQEDIEQELMLDLHRRLPRYNPERARIKTFIADIVDKRAATLVEHARASKRGGAMQMISLHTPVAQDDGHAVELGDTLSTDQGLWADHGMPWHERAEWRVDLQRELSQLPATLQATAAAVSVASITEVAAARKVSRALIHKELSQIGQRLRKVF from the coding sequence ATGGAATCACTCAATCGGTATGAATGCATCCATCCATATGCGGCATCCACCATCCGCTTTCATGCGCGGAAACTGGCGCAGAGCGGCATCTGCCGGAGCGCGGACCAGGAGGACATCGAGCAGGAGCTCATGCTCGACCTGCACAGACGCCTGCCACGCTACAACCCGGAGCGCGCGCGGATCAAGACTTTCATCGCCGACATTGTCGACAAACGGGCGGCCACCCTGGTGGAGCACGCTCGGGCGTCAAAACGGGGCGGCGCCATGCAGATGATCTCCCTTCACACACCGGTTGCCCAGGATGACGGCCACGCCGTGGAGCTTGGGGACACCCTCTCCACCGACCAGGGACTGTGGGCCGATCACGGCATGCCCTGGCATGAGCGCGCGGAGTGGCGCGTGGACCTGCAACGGGAGCTCTCCCAGCTGCCTGCCACGCTTCAGGCTACTGCCGCAGCGGTGTCTGTTGCATCCATCACCGAAGTCGCCGCTGCGCGCAAGGTCTCCAGGGCGCTGATTCACAAGGAGCTTTCCCAGATCGGGCAGCGACTGCGGAAAGTTTTTTAA
- a CDS encoding ParB/RepB/Spo0J family partition protein has translation MNERYQIVPPLSDDEFEYLKNDIAERGVQVPVEYDEDGHILDGHHRVRACQLLGLTSWPRVVRKGLSEEQKRAHARSLNLARRQLNRAQKQELIRQQLKETPELSDRQIAQAMGVSDKTVSSRRGEMESTAEIPKLDKTTGADGKTRTRQRNTHQHRVESKPEEKKGPSEQTINNAIAAISESAVPELTEALKNGVIPPATAKRIARLTDIEQRYFADYAKRGGLTCLDSPKLASEHCAMGYVAYDRQGNRHVPEGHPLQEAEFDLERDYRLILEAQAILAQVVTPGIILRFATRMRESHPEHIQTLIDQLNANARRQNVRVDL, from the coding sequence ATGAACGAACGCTACCAGATTGTCCCGCCGCTGAGCGACGACGAATTTGAATATCTCAAGAATGACATCGCTGAGCGCGGTGTGCAGGTACCGGTGGAATATGACGAAGATGGCCACATTCTCGATGGCCATCACCGTGTGCGCGCCTGCCAGCTGCTTGGCCTGACCAGTTGGCCTCGCGTTGTTCGCAAGGGGTTGAGCGAAGAGCAGAAGCGCGCCCATGCGCGCAGCCTGAATCTGGCGCGCCGTCAGCTGAACCGAGCACAGAAACAAGAGTTAATCCGCCAGCAGTTGAAAGAAACCCCGGAGCTCTCAGACCGCCAGATCGCCCAAGCGATGGGAGTCTCGGATAAAACGGTTAGCTCGCGGCGTGGCGAAATGGAATCAACTGCGGAAATTCCGAAGTTGGATAAAACGACCGGTGCTGATGGCAAAACCCGCACTCGTCAACGCAACACGCACCAACATAGGGTGGAATCAAAACCTGAAGAGAAGAAGGGCCCTTCAGAACAGACCATCAATAACGCCATCGCAGCCATTTCTGAAAGCGCAGTTCCCGAACTGACCGAAGCGCTCAAAAATGGCGTGATCCCACCAGCGACCGCCAAACGGATCGCCCGTTTGACCGATATCGAGCAACGCTATTTTGCCGATTATGCCAAACGCGGAGGTTTGACCTGCCTGGACAGCCCTAAGTTGGCGTCAGAGCACTGCGCCATGGGTTATGTAGCCTATGACCGTCAGGGCAATCGCCATGTGCCTGAGGGGCACCCCCTTCAAGAAGCTGAGTTCGATCTGGAGCGCGACTATCGCCTGATTCTGGAGGCGCAAGCGATCCTCGCCCAAGTCGTCACGCCCGGCATCATCTTGCGCTTCGCCACACGGATGCGTGAGAGCCACCCCGAACACATTCAGACCCTCATCGATCAACTGAACGCAAACGCCCGCCGCCAGAACGTGCGCGTTGACCTCTGA